In Methanophagales archaeon, the sequence ACTGCCTAAAAGGATATTACTATCCCTCATAATTTCTGTCAAGGAAACTTTTAATCAACCCCAGGGATACGGCAAAGTAGTTTAATTAGAATAGATAAAGAGCTAATTTTTGTAGCACAAAAGGTTTTTTAAATAAAAAAAGATAATTAAAAGATTAAAAAAGCAAAGTTAAACACTATTTCAACATACTACCCCTGTAGCATTAAGTAGAAAGAATTTTGAATAATTAATTTAAATTCCTATAACTTTTAAGGCGTCTTCAATATGCATCATAAAATATCTAATCCCCTCAGGCACATATCTAAATCCAAGCAGTCTAAGGATGCTAATTACTAAATTCCTTAAGCTTGCCATTACCTTTGCACCATTCTTTTTGCGAATTTGACTTCTATCTTCATCAAATGTAACATCTCGCACCCAATGCAACCGATTCTCTATCTCCCAGTGAGAACGATTTAATTCTAAAAGCCTCTTAGCTGATGCCTTCTGTTTGTTAAGACTAGTAATATTATAGGCATATTCTGTAGTT encodes:
- a CDS encoding ISAs1 family transposase, which produces MDKGHGRIEQRYIWVSDELKGYIDFPYAEQVFMVKRIREQKGKITTEYAYNITSLNKQKASAKRLLELNRSHWEIENRLHWVRDVTFDEDRSQIRKKNGAKVMASLRNLVISILRLLGFRYVPEGIRYFMMHIEDALKVIGI